The window AGGGAACTCCAGGAGGTTTGAACCGGCAAGCCCCCGGCGACCGGAAGTCCGACGCCgataaaaagaaagacaaaaagtATGAACCGGCGGCGCCGCCAACTCGAGTTGGCCGCAAACAGCGGAAGCAGAAAGGCCCGGAGGCGGCTGCTCGACTCCCGACGGTTACGCCTCTTACGAAGTGCAGGCTGAGGCTTTTGAAGCTCGAACGTGTGAAGGATTACCTGCTTATGGAAGAGGAATTTGTCACTAATCAGGAGCGCCTTAAGCCGCAGGAGGAGAAGGCGGAGGAGGATCGCTCTAAGGTCGATGATCTGAGAGGATCTCCCATGAGTGTCGGGAATTTGGAGGAGTTGATTGATGAGAATCATGCCATCGTTTCCTCTTCTGTTGGGCCGGAGTATTACGTTGGTATTATGTCTTTTGTTGATAAAGATCAGCTTGAGCCTGGGTGTGCAATTTTGATGCACAATAAGGTATAGGGCTTTTGGTTTCtatttgaagattttgaatttctcTTGTTAACTTCTTTGTGCTTGATTTTTTGTTGGAGTAGATTTTATTTCCTCGGTGTGTTAAACTGTATGATTCTGAAAGTTAAGCTTGGGTAGTTTGTGTTGGAATTTTAgggatttttttcttgattggGTGGGAACACAATGGGGCAATTTCTTAGCTTTGTCTTTTGAGTAGAAGAAAGAGGGAATGACTTAAATTGTTGATGGTATCTCAAGTTTAGTAATCGGGGTTCAGTTCATATAATGTTTCATTACGTGTTTGTGGAACCTAAAATGCTGGTTTATCTCGGAGGTACCTCTCTTTTGTTAAAAACGAGTGTATTGAGACTGGAAAATGGAACATCTCAGTACTAAAATTGTCCAGAGAACTTGACATTGTTGAGCTCTTTTATGAACTATAAGTCTCGTGTTTTAACTTTGAATGGCATGTGTtgggagtgattttgaaatggttaaaatcaCTTGTCAGTTTTAAAATACTCCAAACATGTTGTCGATCTATATGAGCTTGAATTGTAAACTCTAAATTGCagttttgattttatgaaataatttagaaGTGTTAAgatcaaacataaaaatgattttgaaggATTAAGGACATGcttgaaattgattttgaatttgatagaATTGCAAACATGCCCAAAGAGTCATAGTTGGGTATCTGTGATGGAAACCACATAGCTAGCTGATGCTTTTTATGGCATTCTGCAAGTCTTTTAGTTTGTCTTTTTTGGAGTATCATCAAGACCCTGGTTGATCAATTTGCTTACTATCAACGGTTTGTTTAATAGGTACTTTCCGTTGTTGGACTTCTCCAAGATGAGGTTGATCCAATGGTGTCTGTGATGAAAGTTGAGAAGGCCCCTTTAGAGTCATATGCTGATATTGGTGGATTGGATGCGCAAATACAAGAGATCAAAGAAGCTGTTGAGTTGCCATTGACTCATCCTGAGTTATATGAGGACATTGGTATTAGGCCACCCAAAGGTGTGATACTCTATGGGGAACCAGGAACTGGCAAGACTTTGCTTGCTAAGGTGATTgtttattcttctttctccctTAAAAAACTTTGCTGTCCACTCATTCAGTAGATTTATAACCTATTCTGTTTTAAGTTGAAGTCACGCTTATGTAAACTTTTTATCATTCAGACTAATTTCTTTTGGTTCTCTATTCAActttaagataaaattttaaattagaagccATCTAAGAATATAGTTGTAGAGAAAACCTGGATCACCTTCTTTGGGATTGCCGGTTTGCGAGGTCTAATGGTTGTGCAATGATCAGGGAGTTCCTTCTCCATCTGCCTTCCATAGAGAAAGACCGTTTGTTGTGGTTTGTTGGAGTATGTGTTGTGGGATATTTGGGGGGAGAAAAACGAAATGTTGTTTAGAGATTTGGATAAGGACTCTAGTGAGGTTTGGTCCTTAGTGAGGTTTGAAGTTTTGCTGTGAGCTTTCGTTTCGaacttctttttgtaattatttattggTAATCGTATTTTCCCTCTTTTAGGCAGTGGCAAACTCAACTTCAGCCACTTTTCTGCGTGTGGTTGGGAGTGAACTCATTCAGAAATACTTGGGAGATGGTCCAAAGTTAGTAAGGGAACTCTTCAGGGTTGCTGAtgatctctcaccttccattgtttttattgatgagaTTGATGCTGTCGGCACAAAGAGGTCagttttttactttcttattctaaaagaagaagactttTGTTTCTGATTCATAATCCCTACGTGCAGGTATGATGCTCATTCTGGAGGTGAACGTGAGATCCAAAGGACAATGTTGGAATTACTTAACCAATTGGATGGTTTTGATTCGAGAGGAGATGTCAAAGTGATACTTGCTACAAACAGAATTGAAAGTCTCGATCCAGCTTTGCTTCGACCCGGCCGAATAGATAGGAAGATTGAGTTTCCATTGCCTGATATAAAAACCAGGAGGCGCATTTTTCAGGTTTACTTTCCAATTGAATGCCATGTTAATGCGTGAACTTTGCATTAACTTATACCATTTGATAGTTCAGTTTGGTTAGATATCGTTTATCTTTATCTAACAACTTGACAACTCTGATATGTAGATACACACATCAAGGATGACATTAGCAGATGATGTGAACTTGGAGGAATTTGTTATGACCAAAGATGAATTTTCTGGTGCTGATATAAAGGCCATATGTACTGAAGCTGGACTGCTTGCTTTGAGAGAACGGCGTATGAAGGTAAGAGTTCCCTAAGTTTCTAAATGAAAGAGTTCGTTCCCTAAGTTTCTAAATGAAAGAGTTCCCTAGGTTTCTAAATGAATTATGATTCAAGAAAACTCTTCCACTTGAATGATCTATTAACTAAGCTTTTGAAAGCTCCGTTGAGGTAGGCTTCAAAAACTTACAATGGATGATTAAGCTCCAAAGTTTTTGGTCTATCAAACATCAAGAAGTATCGAAATCTACAGTACAGATAGAATGGGATTGAACAGTTTGTCCCTAGTCTGTTTCGTGTATTGTTACTCTTGGGGTGTAAGCTTAGgttcttttttatgttgtcTTTTGGTTCAGGTCACACATGCCGACTTCAAGAAGGCAAAGGAAAAGGTTATGtacaagaagaaagaaggcGTGCCAGAAGGCTTATATATGTGATGAAGATTATTGTTAAGTGTGTTTGAAACTCGAAGGAATGCCTTCTTTCACGTTTTGGATTATGGAAATACTCTGTTCTCAGATTCTaatcaatatatatgtgttttccATTATGAAGCTAATTTGTTACCAGCCTTTGTTGGATATGTATTTTATATGTTCTCCAAACTCTTCTGCTCATGTTTTAGAACTTGAAAGCATCAATTTTGAAGATAATCAGAAATTTCTCCCtcaatccttttttttcttttctttcattttttaccgAGAAATTGATTGAATTCGATAGTGTACCAGAAACtatcatcaaacacatttttgtttttttgttctaaaacaaagaagaaatagGGAacgagaaacaaaaatcagaGAAGAAATGTTACCAAACAGTACCTAAAAGCTTGTTTGGTAACGttcgttttcattttttaagatacGGAGGTGTTTGGTAACATTCTCTATTTATCTttctaaagaaataaaaacgtttttcattttatgaaagttattgaaaaaaaaaatagtttctttcGTTCGcctttttcaattatttctattggtttctttttctttctttttcaattatctctatggttttcttttcttttttctcaattcattttattggttttcttttctttttttttcaattctttttattggttttcttttccttttttcaatttttttttatattttattttaagtaaaattgtggaaattatttggttttgtagAAATTggaatttagttaaataattttaggtgtttatttaattaaatttgaggagtgaaaattttagagatttgataattatatatacatggatacatatatataataattatggaaaaggaaaagataattatatttgttaaaatataatcatttaagagaaaaatattgtattttgtatagaagacaaaaataaattatttaagggaggatattttttttagaaagaataaagttGATTGGATTTAAGGGGATTtaaggaagagagaaaatatttgatatttggaaaagataattattattttaagataaaagtTAGTTTGATGGAGATCTTTTTGAGGGAAGGGAGagcaaattttatttaatatggaaaaataaagtttagttatataattatcattctttatgaaaaataagataatcgATCACGAGAGATGGTTTATTTGATTGGAcgagaaaaaattatagttcaaatagatataaatgtttactatatattttggtgagagaataattaagtattactattattattacttatggttataaatatgtaagatTTTGCGAATTTAAGGagtttattgaaaaaagataatgagattaaatatagaaaaattttaaagaatagcaaattttacaaaatatttataacctatAACAAAACCTTATAACTAATAGTAATTGATATACTATAAcgatagaagactatcattgatagaatccaaaattttgctataacttgtaaatattttaatttatttttctattttgaaaaaatgttctatatatatatatatatatatactatatttatttattggtattacatataaatacatatatcctataagcaaaaggaaaaggaaaatgaatgataaataatgataaatattgttattatttgggTTTATAAATAGTATTGGAATgctcaaattaaaaagagaaagagaaaggaaaggttatttatctttgaattgattttggttGCATGTAGTTGGAAAGTCTCTTTGGCAAATCTTGAAGATTTTAATGGTAAATTTTTCCCATTAAGGTTGAATTGGTTTCAACCTCAACTTTGGTTAAGTTAATTTGGaagaattattttatgaaagtCAATTGCTAATTTTATTAACTAAGatactaaaattttcttttatgattagaattgaattaattggagaattttgactgtcaacaacaaaatatttttaactaatCCCAGGTAAGAGATTATACTACTAGACATtcgaaattaaaattaagagttTGCATGTATTTGTCATTATGCATTGATGTAGCTAAGATGCATAATGTGATGATATGAATGATTGATATAGATAGCTACCATAGATGACTATATGTTACGACTGATGTTATATTGATGATGACTCAAATTATGTTATGATAATGACTGATAataagatgatgatgatgactTATATGTTTATGATGTTATGCTACATGATATTCGTTATGATTTAGACATGTCATGTCTATGGTGTTTATGATATGCTATATGTTATGGATGTGTGTTATGTTAACTTTGTCTATTAAGATTGTATCCATATGGGTGTCCCTCAGGATCACCACATTTTTACGACTGTGTGTGTTCAACGAGACCATTGGTCTGTCAtgat of the Cucumis sativus cultivar 9930 chromosome 3, Cucumber_9930_V3, whole genome shotgun sequence genome contains:
- the LOC101206724 gene encoding 26S proteasome regulatory subunit 4 homolog B; protein product: MGQGTPGGLNRQAPGDRKSDADKKKDKKYEPAAPPTRVGRKQRKQKGPEAAARLPTVTPLTKCRLRLLKLERVKDYLLMEEEFVTNQERLKPQEEKAEEDRSKVDDLRGSPMSVGNLEELIDENHAIVSSSVGPEYYVGIMSFVDKDQLEPGCAILMHNKVLSVVGLLQDEVDPMVSVMKVEKAPLESYADIGGLDAQIQEIKEAVELPLTHPELYEDIGIRPPKGVILYGEPGTGKTLLAKAVANSTSATFLRVVGSELIQKYLGDGPKLVRELFRVADDLSPSIVFIDEIDAVGTKRYDAHSGGEREIQRTMLELLNQLDGFDSRGDVKVILATNRIESLDPALLRPGRIDRKIEFPLPDIKTRRRIFQIHTSRMTLADDVNLEEFVMTKDEFSGADIKAICTEAGLLALRERRMKVTHADFKKAKEKVMYKKKEGVPEGLYM